The window TGGTGTACGTACGCCTACTCGTCAATTCAGTTCATGTGTACTGATTGAGTGTGGTGACAGCCTTGACTCTATCAACGCAACAGCAAGCTCTATTGTTCGTTACGTATCTCAGCGTGCTGGTATTGGTATCAACGCAGGTCGTATCCGTGCGCTTGGTTCTGAAATTCGTGGTGGTGAAGCGTTCCACACTGGCTGTATCCCTTTCTACAAATACTTCCAAACAGCAGTGAAATGTTGTTCTCAAGGTGGTGTTCGTGGCGGTGCAGCAACCGTGTTCTACCCACTATGGCACGGTGAAGTTCAGTCTCTATTAGTACTGAAAAACAACCGTGGTGTTGAAGAGAACCGTGTTCGTCATATGGACTACGGTGTGCAGCTGAACAAGCTTATGTACTCTCGTCTTGTTCAAGGTGGCAACATCAGCCTGTTCTCACCTTCTGACGTACCTGGCCTTTACGATGCGTTCTTCGAAAACCAAGACCGTTTTGAAGAGCTGTACGTTAAGTACGAAAACGACCCATCAGTGAAGCGTGAAACAGTAAAAGCTGTTGAGCTATTCTCTCTGCTAATGCAAGAGCGTGCTTCTACTGGTCGTATCTACATTCAGAACGTTGACCACTGTAATACACACAGCCCGTTTGATTCTGAAGTTGCCCCTGTTCGTCAATCGAACCTATGTCTAGAAATCGCGCTACCAACTAAGCCGCTTTCTAATGTAGAAGACGACGAAGGCGAAATTGCACTGTGTACGCTTTCCGCATTCAACCTTGGCGCAATCAATGAACTTGACGACCTAGCAGAGCTTTCTGAGCTGGTTGTTCGTGCTCTAGACGCACTTCTTGATTACCAAGATTACCCGCTTCCAGCGGCATACAAGTCGACAATGAACCGTCGTACTCTAGGTGTGGGTGTTATCAACTACGCATACTACCTGGCGAAGAATGGTGTTAAGTACTCTGATGGCAGCGCAAATGGCCTGACTCACCGTACTTTTGAAGCGATTCAATACCACTTGCTAAAAGCGTCTGTTGAACTAGCTAAAGAGCAAGGTCGTTGCCCATCTTTCCACGAGACCAACTACGCGAAAGGTCTACTGCCAATCGATACTTACAAAAAAGATATCGACTTAGTATGTGAAGAGCCACTGCACTACGATTGGGATTCTCTACGTGAAGAGATTATGGAGCACGGTCTGCGTAACTCGACGCTAACAGCGCTTATGCCTTCTGAGACATCGTCTCAAATCTCGAACGCCACTAACGGTATCGAGCCACCACGTGGTTACGTATCTGTAAAAGCATCGAAAGACGGTATCCTGAAGCAAGTTGTTCCAGATTTCCTAAATCTTAAAGAGAACTACGAGCTACTTTGGAACATTGGTAATAACGATGGTTACTTGCACTTAGTGGGTATCATGCAAAAATTCGTTGACCAAGCTATCTCTGCAAACACTAACTATGATCCAAGTGTTTACGACAGCGGTAAAGTACCAATGAAGAAGCTGCTTCAAGACCTACTGACAGCGTACAAGTATGGTGTTAAGACCCTTTACTACCATAACACTCGTGATGGTGCTAAAGATGACCAAGGCGATGCAGTTCAGGTGCCGGAAGAAGATTGTGAAGGCGGCGGTTGTAAGATCTAAACCGCAATAAATATTAAGACCCCAGAGAAGAGCTATCTTCTCTGGGTTTAAAGCATTAACAGGGTCCGTTTTATTGCGGGGTCTTTAAAAGATTTGAGGCATTTATGGCTTACAGTACTTTTTCTCAACAAAAAAATGACCAACTAAAAGAACCGATGTTCTTGGGTCAGTCGGTAAACGTTGCACGTTACGACCAACAAAAATTTGAAATCTTTGAAAAGCTTATCGAGAAGCAGCTTTCTTTCTTCTGGCGTCCAGAAGAAGTCGACGTGTCTAGCGACCGTATCGACTACAACAAGCTTCCTGAGCATGAAAAGCACATCTTCATCTCTAACTTGAAGTACCAAACGCTTCTAGATTCTATCCAAGGCCGCAGCCCTAACGTTGCCCTACTTCCATTGGTATCACTACCAGAAGTTGAAACTTGGATTGAGACATGGTCATTCTCTGAAACGATTCACTCTCGTTCTTACACGCACATCATCCGTAACATCGTAAATGATCCAGGCGTAGTATTCGACGATATTGTTGAAAACGAAGAGATCCTGAAGCGCGCTAAAGACATCGCATTTTACTACGATGATCTAATCAAGCTAACGGCTGACTACCACCGCTACGGTGAAGGCAACCACAACATCAACGGCGAAGACGTTAAGATTTCACTTCATGACCTGAAGAAAAAGCTTTACGTATGTCTAATGTCTGTAAACGCACTGGAAGCGATTCGTTTCTACGTGAGTTTTGCATGTTCATTCGCATTCGCTGAGCGTGAGCTAATGGAAGGTAATGCGAAGATCATCAAGCTAATCGCTCGTGATGAAGCACTTCACCTTACTGGTACACAGCA is drawn from Vibrio sp. SNU_ST1 and contains these coding sequences:
- the nrdA gene encoding class 1a ribonucleoside-diphosphate reductase subunit alpha; translation: MNQQLTVTKRNGRKETIDLEKIHRVITWAAEGLHNVSVSQVELKAHIQFYDGITTTDIHETIIKSAADLISEETPDYQYLAARLSVFHLRKKAYGEYEPPALYDHVAKLVDMGKYDSHLMEDYTKAEFDELDAYIDHKRDLDFSYAAVKQLEGKYFVQNRVTKEIYESAQFLYILVAACLFGKYPKSTRLDYIKRFYDASSTFKISLPTPIMSGVRTPTRQFSSCVLIECGDSLDSINATASSIVRYVSQRAGIGINAGRIRALGSEIRGGEAFHTGCIPFYKYFQTAVKCCSQGGVRGGAATVFYPLWHGEVQSLLVLKNNRGVEENRVRHMDYGVQLNKLMYSRLVQGGNISLFSPSDVPGLYDAFFENQDRFEELYVKYENDPSVKRETVKAVELFSLLMQERASTGRIYIQNVDHCNTHSPFDSEVAPVRQSNLCLEIALPTKPLSNVEDDEGEIALCTLSAFNLGAINELDDLAELSELVVRALDALLDYQDYPLPAAYKSTMNRRTLGVGVINYAYYLAKNGVKYSDGSANGLTHRTFEAIQYHLLKASVELAKEQGRCPSFHETNYAKGLLPIDTYKKDIDLVCEEPLHYDWDSLREEIMEHGLRNSTLTALMPSETSSQISNATNGIEPPRGYVSVKASKDGILKQVVPDFLNLKENYELLWNIGNNDGYLHLVGIMQKFVDQAISANTNYDPSVYDSGKVPMKKLLQDLLTAYKYGVKTLYYHNTRDGAKDDQGDAVQVPEEDCEGGGCKI
- the nrdB gene encoding class Ia ribonucleoside-diphosphate reductase subunit beta yields the protein MAYSTFSQQKNDQLKEPMFLGQSVNVARYDQQKFEIFEKLIEKQLSFFWRPEEVDVSSDRIDYNKLPEHEKHIFISNLKYQTLLDSIQGRSPNVALLPLVSLPEVETWIETWSFSETIHSRSYTHIIRNIVNDPGVVFDDIVENEEILKRAKDIAFYYDDLIKLTADYHRYGEGNHNINGEDVKISLHDLKKKLYVCLMSVNALEAIRFYVSFACSFAFAERELMEGNAKIIKLIARDEALHLTGTQHMINLLRNGQDDFEFMQIAEECKQECFDLFKEAAEQEKEWAEYLFKDGSMIGLNKDILCQYVEYITNIRMQAVGLGTAYPEATSNPIPWINAWLSSDNVQVAPQEAEISSYLVGQIDNEVNADDFEGFEL